In one Melaminivora jejuensis genomic region, the following are encoded:
- a CDS encoding outer membrane protein assembly factor BamD, translated as MPRLLPVVLPLVLAGTLAACSSTNEDKTAGWSPDKIYAEARDEMNSNAYDKAVPLLEKLEGRAAGTPLAQQAQLEKAYAQYKGGDKAQAVATLDRFMKLHPASPAYDYALYLKGLVNFNDDLGLFSWVSRQDLSERDQRAAKDSFEAFRELSTRFPDSRYTPDARQRMTYIVNSLAQYEVHVARYYFERGAYVAAVSRAQNAIAEYKDVPATEEALYILVRSYDALDMPQLRDDARRVLLASYPQTTLLNQGFRAKSDPWWKLW; from the coding sequence ATGCCACGTTTACTGCCTGTTGTTCTGCCCCTGGTGCTGGCCGGCACCCTGGCCGCCTGTTCCAGCACCAATGAAGACAAGACCGCTGGCTGGAGTCCCGACAAGATCTATGCCGAGGCGCGCGACGAGATGAACAGCAACGCCTACGACAAGGCCGTGCCGCTGCTGGAAAAGCTCGAAGGCCGCGCCGCCGGCACGCCGCTGGCACAGCAGGCGCAGCTGGAAAAAGCCTACGCCCAGTACAAGGGCGGCGACAAGGCCCAGGCCGTGGCCACGCTGGATCGTTTCATGAAGCTGCACCCGGCCAGCCCCGCCTACGACTACGCGCTGTACCTCAAGGGCCTGGTCAATTTCAACGACGACCTGGGGCTGTTTTCCTGGGTCTCGCGCCAGGATCTGTCCGAGCGCGACCAGCGCGCCGCCAAGGATTCCTTCGAGGCTTTCCGGGAGTTGAGCACGCGCTTTCCCGATTCGCGCTACACGCCGGACGCGCGCCAGCGCATGACCTACATCGTCAACTCGCTGGCGCAGTACGAGGTACACGTGGCGCGCTACTACTTCGAGCGCGGCGCCTACGTGGCTGCCGTCAGCCGGGCGCAGAACGCCATTGCCGAATACAAGGACGTGCCCGCCACCGAGGAGGCGCTGTACATCCTGGTGCGCTCCTACGACGCGCTGGACATGCCGCAGCTGCGCGACGACGCACGCCGCGTGCTGCTGGCCAGCTATCCGCAGACCACCTTGCTGAACCAGGGCTTCCGTGCCAAGTCCGACCCCTGGTGGAAGCTGTGGTGA
- a CDS encoding PP2C family protein-serine/threonine phosphatase, whose amino-acid sequence MSKAYRLLASTGIHRGDREYQQDQVALLSHARTNGCLLAVLADGMGGRSGGRKASDQVMLTARQLFERYSVDGDDPASLLTHLAQEAHMVIRLTAIAAEQEPHSTLAAFLLNPRGDCHWVHAGDSRIYHLRNGQLIHRTKDHSYVQGLVDRGQLTEEQALTHPQSNILVGCLGTENDPPVTLHFIPQIQPGDVLMACSDGVWHYFSTEELAAVLTRLTPREASEFLIDKARIRAQGGGDNLSLAIVKVEALS is encoded by the coding sequence ATGAGCAAGGCCTATCGTCTGCTCGCCTCGACGGGCATCCACCGGGGCGACCGGGAATACCAGCAGGATCAGGTGGCCCTGCTGTCGCACGCACGCACCAATGGCTGCCTGCTGGCCGTCCTGGCCGACGGCATGGGCGGGCGCAGCGGCGGGCGCAAGGCCTCCGACCAGGTCATGCTGACGGCGCGCCAGCTGTTCGAGCGCTACAGCGTGGACGGCGACGACCCGGCCAGCCTGCTGACCCACCTGGCGCAGGAGGCGCACATGGTAATCCGCCTGACGGCCATTGCCGCCGAGCAGGAGCCGCACAGCACCCTGGCGGCGTTCTTGCTGAACCCGCGCGGCGACTGCCACTGGGTACACGCGGGCGACTCGCGCATCTACCACTTGCGCAACGGGCAGCTGATCCACCGCACCAAGGATCATTCCTACGTGCAAGGCCTGGTCGATCGCGGCCAGCTCACCGAGGAGCAGGCCCTGACGCATCCCCAGTCCAACATCCTGGTGGGCTGCCTGGGCACGGAAAACGACCCGCCGGTCACGCTGCACTTCATCCCGCAGATACAGCCCGGCGATGTGCTGATGGCCTGCAGCGATGGCGTGTGGCACTACTTCTCGACAGAAGAGCTGGCCGCCGTGCTGACCCGGCTGACGCCGCGCGAGGCCAGCGAATTCCTGATCGACAAGGCCCGCATCCGCGCCCAGGGCGGGGGCGACAACCTATCGCTGGCCATCGTCAAGGTCGAGGCCCTGAGCTGA
- the zapE gene encoding cell division protein ZapE translates to MKVRQAYEAELAAKGFSSDPAQLRAVQALERCAQEWGAYKQRRSNALKKLINRPDIPRGVYMYGGVGRGKSFLMDCFFNAVPLKRKTRLHFHEFMREVHRELAGLQGQQNPLDVLGARIARRYKLICFDEFHVADITDAMILHRLLVALWDNGVGFVTTSNFKPDELYPDGLHRDRILPAIALLNERMEVVNVDNGTDYRSRALENARLYHCPLGPEAEAAMAETFELLAASRDEDPVLHIEAREIRAIRRAGGVVWFDFRELCMGPRSQNDYLEIASQFHTVLLSNVPHMPVNMASPARRFTWLVDVLYDRRVKLILSAAVPPEQLYTEGPLAHEFPRTVSRLNEMQSREFLALERRVVDTSLT, encoded by the coding sequence GTGAAAGTCAGGCAGGCCTATGAGGCGGAACTCGCCGCCAAGGGCTTTTCGAGCGATCCGGCGCAACTGCGCGCCGTTCAGGCTCTGGAGCGCTGCGCGCAGGAGTGGGGTGCCTACAAGCAGCGCCGCTCCAATGCGCTGAAAAAACTCATCAACCGCCCGGACATCCCCCGGGGCGTCTATATGTACGGCGGCGTGGGGCGCGGCAAGAGCTTTCTCATGGACTGCTTCTTCAACGCCGTGCCGCTCAAGCGCAAGACGCGCCTGCACTTTCACGAGTTCATGCGCGAGGTGCATCGCGAGCTGGCCGGCTTGCAGGGGCAGCAAAACCCGCTGGATGTGCTGGGCGCGCGCATTGCACGGCGCTACAAGCTGATCTGCTTCGACGAGTTCCACGTCGCCGACATCACCGACGCCATGATCCTGCACCGCCTGCTGGTGGCGCTGTGGGACAACGGGGTGGGCTTCGTGACCACCTCCAACTTCAAGCCCGACGAGCTGTACCCGGATGGCCTGCACCGCGACCGCATCCTGCCGGCCATCGCGCTGCTCAATGAGCGCATGGAAGTGGTGAACGTGGACAACGGCACCGACTACCGCTCGCGCGCGCTGGAAAACGCCCGGCTGTACCACTGCCCGCTCGGCCCCGAGGCCGAGGCTGCCATGGCCGAGACCTTCGAGCTGCTGGCCGCCAGCCGCGACGAAGACCCGGTGCTGCACATCGAGGCGCGCGAGATCCGCGCCATCCGCCGCGCCGGCGGCGTGGTCTGGTTCGACTTTCGCGAGTTGTGCATGGGCCCGCGCTCGCAGAACGACTACCTGGAGATTGCCTCGCAGTTCCACACCGTGCTGCTGTCCAACGTGCCGCACATGCCGGTCAACATGGCCTCGCCCGCGCGGCGCTTCACCTGGCTGGTGGATGTGCTATACGACCGGCGCGTCAAGCTGATCCTGTCGGCTGCCGTGCCGCCCGAGCAGCTCTACACCGAAGGGCCGCTGGCGCATGAATTCCCGCGCACGGTCTCGCGCCTCAACGAGATGCAGTCCAGGGAATTCCTGGCGCTGGAGCGCCGGGTGGTGGATACCTCGCTGACCTGA
- the lpdA gene encoding dihydrolipoyl dehydrogenase encodes MSKQFDVIVIGAGPGGYIAAIRAAQLGMQVACIDAWTNDKGGPAPGGTCTNVGCIPSKALLQSSEYFEHANKHFAEHGISTGKVSMDVPTMIGRKDTVVKQNNDGILYLFKKNKVSFFHGRGSFAKAVEGGYEIQVQGASNETLIGKQVVVATGSNARALPGVDFDEINILSNDGALALETVPKRLGVIGSGVIGLEMGSVWRRLGSQVTVLEGLPTFLGAVDEQIAKEAKKAFDKQGLKVELGVKISEVKSAKKGKETRISVAYANAKGEEQKLEVDKLIVSIGRVPNTIGLNPENVGLQLDERGAVVVDEQCRTNLPGVWAVGDVVRGPMLAHKAEEEGVAVAERIAGQHGHVNFNTIPWVIYTSPEIAWVGRTEQQLKADGVKYKAGSFPFMANGRARALGDTTGMVKFLADTETDEILGVHMVGPLVSELIAEAVVAMEFKASSEDIARICHAHPSLSEATKEAALAVDKRTLNF; translated from the coding sequence ATGAGCAAGCAATTCGACGTCATCGTCATCGGCGCCGGCCCCGGCGGCTACATCGCGGCCATCCGCGCAGCGCAACTCGGGATGCAGGTCGCCTGCATCGACGCCTGGACTAATGACAAGGGCGGCCCCGCACCCGGCGGCACCTGCACCAACGTGGGCTGCATCCCGTCCAAGGCGCTGTTGCAGTCGTCCGAATACTTCGAGCACGCCAACAAGCACTTTGCCGAGCACGGCATCAGCACCGGCAAGGTCAGCATGGACGTGCCCACCATGATTGGCCGCAAGGACACGGTGGTGAAGCAAAACAATGACGGCATCCTGTACCTGTTCAAGAAGAACAAGGTCAGCTTCTTCCACGGGCGCGGCTCGTTTGCCAAGGCGGTGGAGGGCGGCTACGAGATCCAGGTGCAGGGCGCCAGCAACGAGACGCTGATCGGCAAGCAGGTCGTGGTGGCCACTGGCTCCAATGCGCGCGCGCTGCCGGGCGTGGACTTCGACGAGATCAACATCCTGTCCAACGACGGTGCGCTGGCGCTGGAGACCGTGCCCAAGCGCCTGGGCGTGATCGGCTCGGGGGTGATCGGGCTGGAGATGGGCAGCGTCTGGCGCCGCCTGGGCTCCCAGGTGACGGTGCTGGAGGGCCTGCCCACTTTCCTGGGCGCCGTCGATGAGCAGATCGCCAAGGAGGCCAAGAAAGCCTTCGACAAGCAGGGCCTGAAGGTCGAGCTAGGCGTGAAGATCAGCGAAGTCAAGAGCGCCAAGAAGGGCAAGGAGACGCGCATCAGCGTGGCCTACGCCAATGCCAAGGGCGAAGAGCAGAAGCTCGAAGTGGACAAGCTCATCGTCTCCATTGGCCGCGTGCCCAACACCATCGGCCTGAACCCGGAGAACGTCGGCCTGCAGCTCGACGAGCGCGGCGCCGTGGTGGTCGATGAGCAGTGCCGCACCAACCTGCCCGGCGTCTGGGCCGTGGGCGACGTGGTGCGCGGCCCCATGCTGGCGCACAAGGCTGAGGAAGAAGGCGTGGCCGTGGCCGAGCGCATTGCCGGCCAGCATGGGCACGTCAACTTCAACACCATCCCCTGGGTCATCTACACCAGCCCGGAGATCGCCTGGGTGGGCCGCACCGAGCAGCAGTTGAAAGCCGATGGCGTCAAGTACAAGGCCGGCAGCTTCCCCTTCATGGCCAATGGCCGCGCGCGCGCCCTGGGCGACACCACCGGCATGGTCAAGTTCCTGGCCGATACCGAGACCGACGAGATCCTGGGCGTGCACATGGTCGGCCCGCTGGTCAGCGAGCTGATCGCCGAGGCCGTGGTGGCCATGGAGTTCAAGGCCAGCAGCGAGGACATCGCGCGCATCTGCCACGCCCACCCCTCGCTGTCCGAGGCGACCAAGGAAGCCGCGCTGGCCGTGGACAAGCGCACGCTGAACTTCTGA
- the odhB gene encoding 2-oxoglutarate dehydrogenase complex dihydrolipoyllysine-residue succinyltransferase, with the protein MSIVEVKVPQLSESVAEATLMSWKKKAGEAVAQDEILIEIETDKVVLEVPAPAAGVLAEIVQADGATVASEQVIARIDTNAVASAAPAAAAAAAPAAAASAPGAAAAPAAGGSKGGVAMPAAAKILSEKGLSPADVAGSGKDGRVTKGDALAASAGGVKSTAAVIPTGVPTKALPQVAAPVAAPDLGNRPEQRVPMTRLRARIAERLLQSQSTNAILTTFNEVNMAPVMELRKKFQDQFTKEHGVKLGFMSFFVKAAVHALKKFPVLNASVDGNDIVYHGYFDIGIAVGSPRGLVVPILRNADQMSFADIEKKIGEFGKKAQEGKLGIEDMTGGTFSISNGGTFGSMMSTPIINPPQSAILGVHATKDRAVVENGQVVVRPMNYLAMSYDHRIIDGREAVLGLVAMKDALEDPSRLLFDI; encoded by the coding sequence ATGTCCATCGTTGAAGTCAAGGTTCCCCAGTTGTCCGAGTCCGTGGCCGAGGCCACGCTGATGTCGTGGAAGAAAAAGGCCGGCGAGGCCGTCGCGCAGGACGAGATCCTGATCGAGATCGAGACCGACAAGGTCGTGCTGGAAGTGCCCGCGCCCGCCGCCGGCGTGCTGGCCGAGATCGTGCAGGCCGACGGCGCCACCGTCGCCTCCGAGCAGGTCATCGCCCGCATCGACACCAACGCCGTGGCCTCCGCTGCCCCGGCTGCGGCTGCCGCTGCCGCGCCTGCTGCCGCCGCCTCGGCGCCTGGCGCAGCGGCTGCTCCTGCCGCCGGCGGCAGCAAGGGCGGCGTGGCCATGCCGGCTGCGGCCAAGATCCTGTCGGAAAAGGGCCTGTCGCCCGCCGACGTTGCCGGCAGCGGCAAGGATGGCCGCGTGACCAAGGGCGATGCGCTGGCGGCGTCCGCCGGTGGCGTGAAGTCCACCGCCGCCGTCATCCCCACGGGCGTGCCGACCAAGGCCCTGCCCCAGGTGGCCGCTCCGGTGGCCGCCCCCGACCTGGGCAACCGCCCCGAGCAGCGCGTGCCCATGACGCGCCTGCGCGCGCGCATTGCCGAGCGGCTGCTGCAGTCGCAGTCCACCAACGCCATCCTGACCACCTTCAATGAGGTCAACATGGCCCCGGTGATGGAGCTGAGGAAGAAATTCCAGGATCAGTTCACCAAGGAGCACGGCGTCAAGCTCGGCTTCATGAGCTTCTTCGTCAAGGCCGCCGTCCATGCGCTCAAGAAGTTCCCGGTGCTCAATGCCTCGGTCGATGGCAACGACATCGTCTATCACGGCTACTTCGACATCGGCATCGCCGTGGGCTCGCCCCGCGGTCTGGTCGTGCCCATCCTGCGCAACGCCGACCAGATGAGCTTTGCCGACATCGAAAAGAAGATCGGCGAGTTCGGCAAGAAGGCGCAAGAGGGCAAGCTGGGCATCGAGGACATGACCGGCGGCACCTTCTCGATCAGCAATGGCGGCACCTTCGGCTCCATGATGTCCACGCCCATCATCAACCCGCCGCAGTCGGCCATCCTGGGCGTACACGCCACCAAGGATCGCGCCGTGGTGGAGAACGGCCAGGTCGTGGTGCGTCCGATGAACTACTTGGCCATGTCGTATGACCACCGCATCATCGATGGCCGCGAGGCCGTGCTGGGCCTGGTGGCCATGAAGGACGCGCTGGAAGACCCCTCGCGCCTGCTGTTCGATATCTAA
- a CDS encoding 2-oxoglutarate dehydrogenase E1 component, which yields MSEPTSVYQAYQGNTYLFGGNAPYVEEMYESYLANPGSVPDSWREYFDALQHVPAVDGSEARDIPHQPVINAFAERAKQGGTQVVIATGADSELGRKRVGVQQIIAAYRNVGQRWADLDPLKRQERPGIPELEPSFYGFTDADQETVFNVGNTFFGKESMPLRELINALRETYCGTIGAEYMYASDQNQKRWWQQKLESIRAKPQFDAEKKKRILERLTAAEGLERFLHTKYVGQKRFSLEGGESFIAAMDELINSAGSVGIQELVIGMAHRGRLNVLVNTLGKSPKDLFAEFEHTAPEDLPAGDVKYHAGFSSDVSTPGGPVHLALAFNPSHLEIVNPVVEGSVRSRMDRRGDPKGKQVLAVLVHGDAAFAGQGVNQETLALSETRGYTTGGTVHIIINNQIGFTTSDPRDLRSTLYCTDIVKMIESPVLHVNGDDPEAVCLAMQLALEYRMEFARDVVVDIICYRKLGHNEQDTPMLTQPLMYKKIAQHPGTRKLYADKLAAQGLGESLGDDMAKAYRAALEEGKHTVDPVLTNFKGKYAVDWSPFLGKTWTDAADTAIPLAEWRRLAERITTLPEGVTPHMLVKKVLDDRAAMGRGELNVDWGMGEHMAFASLVASGYPIRLSGEDSGRGTFTHRHAVIHDQKREKWDEGTYVPLQNVAENQAPFVVIDSILSEEAVLAFEYGYASNDPNTLVIWEAQFGDFANGAQVVIDQFIASGEVKWGRVNGLTLMLPHGYEGQGPEHSSARLERFMQLAAEANMQIVQPTTASQIFHVLRRQMVRNLRKPLVIMTPKSLLRNKDATSPVAEFTEGAFRTVLGEQSEAIAKNAAKVKRVIACSGKVYYDLVKKRAEAERGDVAIIRVEQLYPFPHKAFAAELKKYPKLTEIVWCQDEPQNQGAWFFIQHNIHENMADGQKLGYAGRAASASPAVGYAHLHQEQQKSLVEAAFAKLKGFVLTK from the coding sequence AGGGCAATACCTATCTCTTCGGCGGCAACGCCCCCTATGTCGAGGAGATGTACGAGAGCTATCTCGCCAACCCCGGTAGCGTGCCGGACTCGTGGCGCGAGTACTTCGATGCCCTGCAGCACGTCCCCGCCGTCGATGGCAGCGAGGCGCGCGACATCCCGCACCAGCCCGTCATCAACGCCTTTGCCGAGCGTGCCAAGCAGGGCGGCACCCAGGTCGTCATCGCCACCGGCGCCGACTCCGAGCTGGGCAGGAAGCGCGTGGGCGTGCAGCAGATCATTGCCGCATACCGCAACGTCGGCCAGCGCTGGGCCGACCTCGATCCGCTCAAGCGCCAGGAGCGCCCGGGCATTCCCGAGCTGGAGCCGTCCTTCTACGGTTTCACCGACGCCGACCAGGAAACCGTCTTCAACGTCGGCAACACCTTCTTCGGCAAGGAGAGCATGCCGCTGCGCGAGTTGATCAACGCGCTGCGCGAGACCTACTGCGGCACCATCGGCGCCGAGTACATGTACGCCTCCGATCAGAACCAAAAGCGCTGGTGGCAGCAAAAGCTCGAATCGATCCGCGCCAAGCCGCAGTTCGACGCCGAGAAGAAAAAGCGCATCCTGGAGCGCCTGACGGCCGCCGAGGGCCTGGAGCGCTTCCTGCATACCAAGTACGTCGGCCAGAAGCGCTTCTCGCTGGAAGGCGGCGAGAGCTTCATCGCCGCCATGGACGAGCTGATCAACTCCGCTGGCAGCGTCGGCATCCAGGAGCTGGTCATCGGCATGGCGCACCGTGGCCGCCTGAACGTGCTGGTCAATACCCTGGGCAAGAGTCCCAAGGACTTGTTTGCCGAGTTCGAGCACACCGCCCCCGAAGACCTGCCGGCCGGCGACGTGAAGTACCACGCCGGCTTTTCCTCCGATGTGTCCACTCCCGGCGGCCCGGTGCATCTGGCACTGGCCTTCAACCCCTCGCACCTGGAGATCGTCAACCCGGTGGTCGAGGGTTCGGTGCGCTCGCGCATGGATCGGCGCGGCGACCCCAAGGGCAAGCAGGTGCTGGCAGTGCTGGTGCATGGCGACGCGGCCTTTGCCGGCCAGGGCGTGAACCAGGAGACGCTGGCGCTGTCGGAGACGCGCGGCTACACCACCGGCGGCACCGTCCACATCATCATCAACAACCAGATCGGCTTCACGACCAGCGATCCGCGCGACCTGCGCTCGACGCTGTACTGCACCGACATCGTGAAGATGATCGAGTCGCCCGTGCTGCACGTGAACGGCGACGACCCGGAAGCCGTGTGCCTGGCCATGCAGCTGGCGCTGGAGTACCGCATGGAGTTCGCGCGCGACGTGGTGGTGGACATCATCTGCTACCGCAAGCTGGGCCACAACGAGCAGGACACGCCCATGCTCACCCAGCCGCTGATGTACAAGAAGATTGCCCAGCACCCGGGCACGCGCAAGCTCTACGCCGACAAGCTGGCTGCGCAGGGCCTGGGCGAGAGCCTGGGCGACGACATGGCCAAGGCCTACCGCGCAGCGCTGGAGGAGGGCAAGCACACGGTCGATCCGGTGCTGACCAACTTCAAGGGCAAGTACGCGGTCGATTGGAGTCCCTTCCTGGGCAAGACCTGGACGGACGCCGCCGACACTGCCATCCCGCTGGCCGAATGGCGCCGCCTGGCCGAGCGCATCACCACGCTGCCCGAGGGCGTGACGCCGCACATGCTGGTCAAGAAGGTGCTGGACGACCGCGCCGCCATGGGCCGGGGCGAGCTGAACGTGGACTGGGGCATGGGCGAGCACATGGCGTTCGCCTCGCTGGTGGCCTCGGGCTACCCGATCCGCCTGTCGGGCGAGGACAGCGGGCGCGGCACCTTCACGCACCGCCATGCCGTCATCCATGACCAAAAGCGCGAGAAGTGGGACGAGGGCACCTATGTGCCGCTGCAAAACGTCGCCGAGAACCAGGCGCCGTTCGTCGTCATCGACTCCATCCTGTCCGAGGAGGCCGTGCTGGCCTTCGAATACGGCTACGCCTCCAACGACCCCAATACACTGGTCATCTGGGAGGCGCAGTTCGGCGACTTCGCCAACGGCGCGCAGGTGGTCATCGACCAGTTCATCGCCTCGGGCGAGGTGAAATGGGGCCGCGTCAACGGCCTGACGCTGATGCTGCCGCACGGCTACGAGGGCCAGGGCCCGGAGCACAGCTCGGCGCGTCTGGAGCGCTTCATGCAGCTGGCCGCCGAGGCCAACATGCAGATCGTGCAGCCGACCACGGCCAGCCAGATCTTCCACGTGCTGCGTCGCCAGATGGTGCGCAACCTGCGAAAGCCCCTGGTCATCATGACCCCGAAGTCGCTCTTGCGGAACAAGGACGCGACCTCGCCGGTGGCCGAGTTCACCGAAGGGGCCTTCCGCACCGTGCTGGGCGAACAAAGCGAGGCAATCGCCAAGAATGCCGCCAAGGTCAAGCGCGTGATTGCCTGCTCCGGCAAGGTCTATTACGACCTGGTCAAGAAGCGTGCTGAGGCCGAGCGGGGCGATGTGGCCATCATCCGTGTCGAGCAGCTCTACCCCTTCCCGCACAAGGCCTTCGCCGCCGAGCTGAAGAAGTACCCAAAGCTCACGGAAATCGTCTGGTGCCAGGACGAGCCGCAGAACCAGGGCGCCTGGTTCTTCATCCAGCACAACATCCACGAGAACATGGCTGATGGCCAGAAACTCGGCTACGCCGGCCGCGCCGCCTCGGCCTCGCCCGCCGTGGGCTATGCCCACCTGCACCAGGAGCAGCAGAAGTCGCTGGTCGAAGCGGCCTTTGCCAAGCTCAAGGGCTTTGTCCTGACCAAGTAA